Proteins encoded in a region of the Streptomyces sp. NBC_00310 genome:
- a CDS encoding adenosine deaminase, translating to MSLPKAELHLHIEGTLEPELAFALAARNGVELPYADTDALRKAYEFEDLQSFLNLYYELMAVLRTEQDFADLADAYLARAAAQGVRHAEIFFDPQAHMARGVGMGTVVEGLWRALGRSEATHGVSTQLIMCFLRDESAASALDTLEAAKPYLDRIVGIGLDSAEVGHPPVKFRAVYEAAAALGLRRVAHAGEEGPPEYITEALDILGVERVDHGLRCMEDPALVERLVRERIPLTLCPLSNVRLRTVDTLADHPLPAMLDAGLLCTVNSDDPAYFGGYAGDNFDAVRRTLGLGEERLRELARNSFTASFLEHDEERRARYLAEVDAYEFG from the coding sequence ATGTCCCTCCCCAAAGCTGAACTGCACCTGCACATCGAAGGCACCCTGGAGCCGGAGCTGGCGTTCGCGCTGGCCGCCCGGAACGGGGTCGAGCTGCCGTACGCCGACACGGACGCGCTCCGCAAGGCGTACGAGTTCGAGGACCTCCAGTCGTTTCTGAACCTGTACTACGAGCTGATGGCCGTCCTGCGCACCGAGCAGGACTTCGCGGACCTCGCCGACGCCTATCTCGCCCGCGCCGCCGCCCAGGGCGTCCGGCACGCGGAGATCTTCTTCGACCCGCAGGCCCACATGGCGCGGGGCGTCGGGATGGGGACGGTCGTCGAGGGGCTGTGGCGGGCGCTGGGGAGGAGCGAGGCCACGCATGGGGTCTCCACTCAGCTGATCATGTGTTTTCTGCGGGACGAGTCCGCCGCGTCGGCTCTCGACACCCTGGAGGCGGCGAAGCCGTATCTCGACCGGATCGTCGGGATCGGGCTGGACTCCGCCGAGGTCGGGCATCCGCCGGTCAAGTTCCGTGCGGTGTACGAGGCGGCGGCCGCGCTCGGGCTGCGCCGGGTCGCGCACGCCGGGGAGGAGGGGCCCCCGGAGTACATCACGGAAGCCCTCGACATCCTCGGTGTCGAGCGCGTCGACCACGGGCTGCGGTGCATGGAGGACCCGGCCCTCGTCGAGCGGCTGGTGCGGGAGCGGATCCCGCTGACGCTCTGCCCGTTGTCGAACGTCCGGCTGCGGACCGTCGACACCCTCGCCGACCACCCCCTGCCCGCCATGCTCGACGCGGGCCTGCTCTGCACGGTCAACTCCGACGACCCGGCGTACTTCGGCGGTTACGCCGGTGACAACTTCGACGCCGTACGGCGGACGCTCGGTCTGGGCGAGGAGCGGCTGCGCGAGCTGGCCCGCAACTCCTTCACCGCGTCCTTCCTGGAGCACGACGAGGAGCGGCGGGCCCGGTATCTCGCCGAGGTGGACGCGTACGAGTTCGGCTGA
- a CDS encoding ribonuclease Z, with protein sequence MSVRELVVLGTASQVPTRHRNHNGYLLRWDAEGLLFDPGEGTQRQMLRAGVAAHDLNRICVTHFHGDHSLGLAGVIQRINLDRVPHDVTAHYPRSGQRFYDRLRHATAYRETVRLTEVPVDGDGGALAVTPSYTLDARKLSHPVESYGYRLVEPDGRRMLPERLAERGIKGPDIGRIQREGAIGGVSLDEVSELRRGQRFAFVMDTRLCDGVYALADAADMLVIESTFLDEDVELAVDHGHLTAGQAASVARDCGVRHLVLTHFSQRYSEPAEFERQARAAGFEGELTVAHDLMRVALPKRR encoded by the coding sequence GTGTCCGTACGTGAATTGGTGGTCCTCGGCACCGCCAGCCAGGTCCCGACCCGGCACCGCAACCACAACGGCTATCTGCTGCGCTGGGACGCGGAGGGGCTGCTCTTCGACCCCGGTGAGGGCACCCAGCGGCAGATGCTGCGCGCCGGGGTCGCCGCGCACGACCTGAACCGCATATGCGTCACCCATTTCCACGGGGACCACTCGCTGGGACTCGCCGGTGTCATCCAGCGGATCAACCTCGACCGGGTGCCCCACGACGTCACCGCCCACTACCCGCGCTCCGGGCAGCGGTTCTACGACCGGCTGCGGCACGCCACCGCGTACCGGGAGACGGTGCGGTTGACCGAGGTGCCGGTCGACGGGGACGGCGGGGCGCTGGCCGTCACCCCCTCCTACACGCTCGACGCGCGGAAGCTGTCCCACCCCGTCGAGTCGTACGGCTATCGGCTCGTCGAGCCCGACGGGCGCCGGATGCTGCCGGAGCGGCTCGCCGAGCGCGGGATCAAGGGGCCGGACATCGGGCGGATCCAGCGGGAGGGCGCGATCGGCGGCGTCTCCCTCGACGAGGTGAGCGAGCTGCGGCGCGGACAGCGGTTCGCGTTCGTCATGGACACCCGGCTGTGCGACGGGGTCTACGCCCTCGCCGACGCGGCCGACATGCTCGTCATCGAGTCCACGTTTCTCGACGAGGACGTCGAACTCGCCGTCGACCACGGACATCTGACGGCCGGTCAGGCCGCCTCGGTCGCCCGGGACTGCGGCGTACGGCATCTCGTCCTCACCCACTTCAGTCAGCGGTACTCCGAGCCGGCGGAGTTCGAACGGCAGGCCCGGGCCGCCGGGTTCGAGGGGGAGCTGACCGTGGCCCACGACCTGATGCGGGTGGCACTTCCGAAACGCCGATAA
- a CDS encoding histidine triad nucleotide-binding protein: protein MAGEPQDDCLFCKIVAGHVPATIVRETETTVAFRDINPQAPTHVLVIPKAHYADASTLATAAPELAADVLRETQAVADEDKLESYRIVFNTGTGAGQTVFHAHAHVVGGRGLQWPPG from the coding sequence ATGGCTGGGGAGCCGCAGGACGACTGTCTGTTCTGCAAGATCGTGGCAGGACACGTACCGGCGACGATCGTGAGGGAGACGGAGACGACGGTCGCGTTCAGGGACATCAACCCGCAGGCACCGACACACGTCCTGGTCATCCCGAAGGCGCACTACGCGGACGCCTCGACACTCGCCACCGCCGCCCCGGAACTCGCCGCGGACGTCCTCCGCGAGACACAGGCCGTCGCGGACGAGGACAAGCTGGAGAGCTACCGGATCGTCTTCAACACCGGCACCGGCGCCGGCCAGACCGTGTTCCACGCGCACGCCCACGTCGTCGGCGGCCGCGGCCTGCAGTGGCCTCCGGGCTGA
- a CDS encoding S41 family peptidase translates to MTQLAYFRYPHLHGDLVAFTAEDDVWIAPLDGGRAWRVSADNVPVNHPRISPDGTTVAWTSTRDGAPEVHVAPVDGGSARRLTYWGSWRTQVRGWTPDGQVLALSTQGQASLRRSWARAVPLDGGPATTLPYGPVGDVAHGPATVLLSAPMGREAAWWKRYRGGTAGKLWIDRAGEGGEGSGPAGEFVRLHAELDGNIEYPLWVGDRVAFLSDHEGVGALYSSLADGSDLRRHTPVDGFYARHAATDGTRVVYTSAGELWLLDDLDGAEPRRLDIRLGGQRVDLQPFPVNASRWFGSASPDHTARGSAVSVRGSVHWITHRSGPARALAAEDGVRARLPRTFRVEGEEWVVWVTDAEGDDALEFAPATGVGPGATPRRIAAGQVGRVLGLAVAPDGDRVAVAADDGRVLLVERETGEVREVDRSEDGEVTGLVFSPDSAWLAWSHPGPRPLRQLKLANTADLSVTEATPLRFQDFSPTFTLDGKHLAFLSARAFDPVYDEHVFDLHFVSGARPHLITLAATTPSPFGPQRHGRPFEAPDKDETPDSEGAPATRIDLEGLADRIVPFPVEAARYSTLRAAKDGVLWLRHPVTGVLGHLRATPDDPDPKTSLERYDLAQRRLEYLASDADHFAVSGDGKRVLLWTDGKLKVVPSDRRASNDDESDTNITVDLSRVRRTVDPAAEWRQMFDETGRLMRDNFWRPDLGGVDWSGVLDRYRPVLERVATHDDLVDLLWEVQGELGTSHAYVTPRGRGGSGDRRQGLLGADISRHEDGPQGAALWRIDRVLPSETSDPDAHSPLAAPGVAVRAGDAIIAVGGQPVDPLAGPGPLLVGTAGKAVELTVLPSGGGDLRHPVVVPISDEEPLRYHAWVADRRAYVHEKSGGRLGYLHVPDMVGSGWAQLHRDLRIEVAREGLVVDVRENRGGHTSQLVVEKLARRIVGWDLPRGMRPSSYPDDAPRGPVVAVANEFSGSDGDIVNAAIKALGIGPVVGTRTWGGVVGIDSRYRLVDGTLVTQPKYAFWLEGYGWGVENHGVDPDVEVVQAPQDYAAGRDPQLDEAIRIALAGLEETPAKVAPSLPES, encoded by the coding sequence GTGACTCAGCTCGCGTATTTCCGGTATCCGCATCTGCACGGCGACCTGGTCGCCTTCACCGCCGAGGACGACGTGTGGATCGCGCCTCTGGACGGCGGCCGTGCCTGGCGGGTCAGTGCGGACAACGTGCCCGTGAACCATCCGCGGATCTCCCCGGACGGCACCACCGTCGCGTGGACCTCCACGCGGGACGGCGCGCCCGAGGTACATGTCGCGCCCGTCGACGGCGGATCGGCCAGGCGCCTGACGTACTGGGGGAGTTGGCGCACCCAGGTGCGCGGCTGGACCCCCGACGGCCAGGTCCTCGCGCTCAGCACCCAGGGTCAGGCCAGCCTCCGGCGGAGCTGGGCGCGTGCCGTCCCGCTCGACGGCGGCCCGGCCACCACCCTGCCGTACGGGCCGGTCGGCGACGTCGCCCACGGCCCCGCCACCGTGCTGCTGTCCGCGCCGATGGGCCGCGAGGCCGCCTGGTGGAAGCGGTACCGGGGCGGCACGGCGGGCAAGCTGTGGATCGACCGCGCGGGCGAGGGCGGCGAGGGCTCCGGGCCGGCCGGTGAATTCGTGCGGCTGCACGCCGAGTTGGACGGGAACATCGAGTACCCGCTGTGGGTCGGCGACCGGGTCGCGTTCCTGTCCGACCACGAGGGCGTCGGGGCTCTGTACTCCTCCCTCGCCGACGGGTCCGACCTGCGGCGGCACACGCCGGTCGACGGCTTCTACGCCCGGCACGCGGCCACCGACGGCACCCGGGTCGTGTACACGTCCGCCGGTGAGCTGTGGCTGCTGGACGACCTGGACGGGGCCGAGCCGCGCAGGCTCGACATCCGGCTGGGCGGACAGCGCGTCGACCTCCAGCCGTTCCCGGTGAACGCCTCCCGCTGGTTCGGCTCCGCCTCGCCCGACCACACGGCCCGGGGCAGCGCGGTCTCCGTGCGCGGCTCCGTCCACTGGATCACCCACCGCTCCGGCCCCGCCCGCGCGCTCGCCGCCGAGGACGGCGTACGGGCCCGGCTGCCGCGCACCTTCCGGGTGGAGGGCGAGGAGTGGGTGGTGTGGGTGACGGACGCGGAGGGCGACGACGCGCTGGAGTTCGCCCCGGCCACCGGCGTCGGACCGGGCGCCACCCCGCGCCGGATCGCCGCCGGGCAGGTGGGCCGCGTCCTCGGGCTCGCCGTGGCGCCCGACGGCGACCGGGTCGCCGTCGCCGCGGACGACGGCCGGGTGCTGCTCGTCGAGCGGGAGACCGGAGAGGTCCGCGAGGTGGACCGCAGCGAGGACGGCGAGGTGACAGGGCTCGTCTTCTCGCCCGACTCCGCCTGGCTCGCCTGGTCGCACCCGGGCCCGCGCCCGCTGCGTCAGCTCAAGCTCGCCAACACGGCCGACCTGTCCGTCACCGAGGCGACCCCGCTGCGCTTCCAGGACTTCTCACCGACGTTCACCCTCGACGGCAAGCACCTCGCCTTCCTCTCCGCGCGCGCCTTCGACCCGGTCTACGACGAGCACGTCTTCGACCTCCACTTCGTCAGCGGGGCCAGACCGCACCTCATCACGCTCGCCGCGACCACCCCGTCCCCCTTCGGGCCGCAGCGCCACGGGCGGCCGTTCGAGGCGCCCGACAAGGACGAGACCCCGGACAGCGAGGGCGCCCCCGCGACCCGGATCGACCTCGAAGGGCTCGCCGACCGCATCGTCCCCTTCCCGGTCGAGGCCGCCCGCTACTCCACGCTCCGCGCCGCCAAGGACGGCGTGCTGTGGCTGCGCCACCCCGTCACCGGCGTCCTCGGCCATCTGCGGGCCACGCCCGACGATCCCGACCCGAAGACCTCCCTGGAGCGGTACGACCTCGCCCAGCGGCGCCTCGAATACCTCGCCTCCGACGCCGACCACTTCGCCGTCAGCGGCGACGGCAAGCGGGTCCTGCTGTGGACCGACGGCAAGCTCAAGGTCGTCCCCAGCGACCGGCGCGCCTCGAACGACGACGAGAGCGACACCAACATCACCGTCGACCTCTCGCGCGTACGGCGGACCGTCGACCCGGCCGCCGAGTGGCGCCAGATGTTCGACGAGACCGGCCGCCTCATGCGGGACAACTTCTGGCGCCCCGATCTGGGCGGGGTGGACTGGTCCGGCGTCCTGGACCGGTACCGCCCGGTCCTGGAGCGGGTGGCCACGCACGACGACCTCGTGGACCTGCTGTGGGAGGTGCAGGGCGAGTTGGGGACGTCCCACGCGTACGTCACCCCGCGCGGCCGGGGCGGCTCCGGCGACCGGCGGCAGGGGCTGCTCGGGGCGGACATCTCCCGGCACGAGGACGGCCCGCAGGGGGCCGCGCTGTGGCGCATCGACCGGGTGCTGCCGTCGGAGACCTCCGACCCCGACGCCCACTCGCCGCTCGCCGCGCCGGGTGTGGCCGTACGGGCCGGGGACGCGATCATCGCCGTGGGCGGGCAGCCGGTCGATCCGCTGGCCGGGCCCGGGCCGCTGCTCGTCGGCACGGCCGGCAAGGCGGTCGAGCTGACGGTTCTGCCGTCCGGCGGCGGGGATCTCCGGCATCCCGTCGTGGTGCCCATCTCCGACGAGGAGCCGTTGCGGTACCACGCGTGGGTGGCGGACCGGCGGGCCTACGTCCACGAGAAGTCCGGCGGCCGGCTCGGATATCTCCACGTGCCCGACATGGTCGGCTCCGGCTGGGCCCAGCTCCACCGCGATCTGCGGATCGAGGTCGCCCGGGAGGGGCTCGTCGTGGACGTGCGGGAGAACCGGGGCGGGCACACCTCGCAGCTCGTGGTGGAGAAGCTGGCGCGGCGGATCGTGGGGTGGGACCTGCCGCGTGGGATGCGGCCGTCCAGCTATCCCGACGACGCGCCCCGGGGGCCCGTCGTCGCCGTCGCCAACGAGTTCTCCGGGTCCGACGGGGACATCGTCAACGCGGCGATCAAGGCGCTCGGGATCGGGCCGGTGGTGGGGACGCGGACGTGGGGCGGGGTCGTCGGCATCGACAGCCGGTATCGGCTGGTCGACGGGACGCTCGTGACTCAGCCGAAGTACGCCTTCTGGTTGGAGGGGTACGGGTGGGGGGTCGAGAACCACGGGGTCGATCCCGATGTGGAGGTCGTGCAGGCGCCGCAGGACTACGCGGCGGGCCGTGACCCGCAGTTGGACGAGGCGATCCGGATCGCGCTGGCCGGGCTTGAGGAGACTCCGGCGAAGGTGGCACCGTCGCTGCCCGAGTCGTAG